A window of Chitinophaga sp. MM2321 contains these coding sequences:
- a CDS encoding efflux RND transporter periplasmic adaptor subunit produces MKKKTLYWLIGIIGSLVILLVVLKASGVIGKEEALKVAVDKASRNNIIEVVTASGKIFPEIEVKVSSDVSGEITELTVLEGDSVKRGQVLARIYGDIYGSMVDKAVASVSQSQAQLANTAAALNSFKARLDQNKAAYNRNKELLAQKVISKVEFETSEATYLASLADYNAAVQQINSNKFGVQSAQANLNEANKNLGRTTITAPMSGIISLLSVKKGERVVGTAQMTGTEMLRIADMNAMEVQVDVGENDIPKVKYGDTAIIEVDAYNNRHFKGIVTQIASSSKGAATATGTTSAEQVTSYIVHIRILTSSYQDLIDPSQHKYFPFRPGMSASVDIQTRHENNVLAIPINAVTTRDADSTNGGDKKPAAQDNTTPGSAASTKPDVNEVVFVLQKDNTVKMASVKTGVQDDANIQILSGLKEGDQVISAPYSAVSRTLANGKKVEVVPKAKLFEGQPK; encoded by the coding sequence ATGAAGAAAAAGACACTTTATTGGCTCATAGGCATTATTGGTTCACTTGTTATTTTGCTCGTGGTGTTAAAAGCATCAGGAGTTATTGGTAAGGAAGAAGCACTAAAAGTTGCTGTAGACAAAGCATCCAGGAATAATATTATTGAAGTGGTTACTGCCAGCGGGAAAATTTTCCCTGAAATAGAGGTAAAAGTAAGCTCCGATGTATCTGGCGAAATCACCGAATTAACAGTGCTGGAAGGCGACTCTGTAAAAAGGGGGCAGGTACTGGCACGCATATACGGAGATATTTATGGCTCCATGGTTGATAAAGCAGTTGCTTCTGTGAGCCAGTCGCAGGCACAGCTGGCCAATACAGCCGCCGCACTCAACTCCTTCAAAGCAAGGCTGGATCAGAACAAGGCAGCATACAACCGTAATAAGGAATTACTGGCACAGAAAGTAATTTCCAAGGTAGAATTTGAAACATCAGAAGCTACCTATCTCGCATCCCTGGCGGATTACAATGCTGCGGTACAACAAATAAACAGTAATAAATTTGGCGTACAGAGTGCACAGGCCAATTTGAATGAAGCCAATAAAAACCTGGGACGTACCACTATCACCGCTCCTATGAGCGGCATCATTTCCCTGCTGTCTGTAAAAAAAGGGGAACGTGTAGTAGGTACTGCACAGATGACCGGTACAGAAATGCTGCGTATTGCTGATATGAACGCCATGGAAGTACAGGTAGATGTAGGAGAGAATGATATCCCGAAAGTTAAATACGGCGATACCGCCATCATTGAAGTAGATGCGTATAATAACCGTCACTTCAAAGGCATTGTTACACAGATTGCCAGTTCCAGCAAAGGAGCGGCTACGGCTACCGGCACCACTTCAGCAGAGCAGGTGACCAGTTATATCGTACATATCCGCATCCTGACCAGCAGCTACCAGGATCTGATAGATCCCTCACAGCACAAATATTTCCCATTCCGGCCGGGTATGAGCGCCAGCGTGGATATTCAAACCAGGCATGAAAATAATGTACTGGCAATACCCATCAATGCGGTAACTACCCGTGATGCGGATTCCACCAACGGTGGTGATAAGAAACCTGCTGCGCAGGATAATACCACACCTGGTTCCGCTGCCAGCACCAAACCCGATGTCAATGAAGTGGTGTTTGTTTTGCAGAAAGACAACACGGTGAAAATGGCATCTGTAAAAACAGGTGTGCAGGATGATGCCAATATTCAGATCCTTTCCGGACTGAAAGAAGGGGATCAGGTGATCAGCGCCCCTTACAGTGCCGTATCGCGCACGCTCGCCAATGGTAAAAAGGTAGAAGTGGTGCCGAAGGCCAAACTTTTTGAAGGACAGCCTAAATAG
- a CDS encoding TolC family protein: MRISQIAGIFLVLFMFANITPAVAQDTWSLQRCVDYALQNNLQVKQQVLQKRLSELTLQQSRLGLLPNVNGSIGAGYSDGRTPSLQTNGYVSQSIFSSQGNLNLSGDLFNWFSKQNTIAANKLDAESNSFLLQKARNDLAFNVATAFLQILLNNEQVKVNEVQVKLTTSNLENTKKLVNAGSVPESNQADLEAQLAQDSTSLVTAQNNVILSVLQMKAYLNLGFDIPFQPEIPENVASLTVAPLAEMAPEMVYSVALTNYPLAKSDELRIRSAEKMLKANKAQLYPRLTINGSLSTNYANNFEDIASGKLMPFGKQLDNTFYKTIGLGISIPIFNGGQQRTTVAKSKVNLYNEQLTRDIDNQQLKQDIYTAHANAVAALQKYNASSTGVMAAQKAYDFATKRFNLGLLNTIDYITTQSKLFRAQIDKVSAQYDYIFKMKLLEFYRDQKISL, encoded by the coding sequence ATGAGAATATCCCAAATCGCAGGAATTTTCCTGGTTTTATTCATGTTTGCTAACATAACACCAGCTGTAGCGCAGGATACGTGGAGTTTGCAACGCTGTGTTGATTATGCGCTGCAAAATAATTTACAGGTGAAACAGCAGGTATTGCAGAAACGCTTGTCTGAACTCACTTTGCAACAAAGTCGCCTTGGCTTGCTTCCTAATGTAAACGGAAGCATAGGCGCCGGCTACTCAGATGGTAGAACACCCAGTTTGCAGACCAACGGCTATGTAAGTCAGTCCATATTCAGCAGCCAGGGAAATCTGAATTTGAGCGGAGATCTTTTTAACTGGTTCAGCAAACAGAATACAATCGCCGCCAACAAACTGGATGCGGAATCAAATAGTTTTCTGTTACAAAAAGCAAGAAACGACCTCGCCTTTAATGTAGCTACCGCTTTTTTACAGATCCTGCTTAATAATGAACAGGTGAAAGTGAATGAGGTACAGGTAAAACTGACCACCTCTAACCTGGAAAATACAAAGAAACTGGTGAATGCCGGTTCAGTACCGGAAAGCAATCAGGCCGATCTGGAAGCACAGCTGGCACAGGATAGTACCAGCCTGGTAACTGCCCAGAATAATGTGATCCTGTCTGTATTGCAAATGAAAGCATACCTGAACCTGGGCTTTGACATTCCTTTTCAACCGGAAATCCCGGAAAATGTTGCTAGCCTGACAGTGGCCCCCCTGGCAGAAATGGCCCCGGAAATGGTATACAGCGTAGCATTAACAAACTATCCCCTGGCAAAGTCAGATGAACTCAGGATCAGGAGCGCAGAAAAAATGCTGAAAGCTAACAAGGCGCAATTATATCCCCGGTTGACCATCAACGGTAGTTTATCTACCAATTATGCGAACAATTTTGAGGATATTGCATCAGGAAAATTAATGCCATTCGGAAAACAGCTGGATAATACCTTCTATAAAACGATAGGACTGGGAATAAGCATCCCCATTTTTAATGGCGGCCAACAACGTACCACCGTTGCCAAATCGAAAGTAAATCTTTATAACGAACAGCTGACCCGTGACATCGATAACCAACAATTAAAGCAGGATATTTATACCGCACATGCCAACGCGGTAGCAGCATTACAGAAATACAACGCATCTTCTACCGGAGTTATGGCCGCGCAAAAAGCTTACGACTTTGCTACCAAACGCTTTAACCTCGGACTGTTGAATACGATTGACTACATTACAACGCAGAGTAAATTATTCAGAGCGCAGATAGATAAAGTTTCTGCCCAGTACGATTATATATTTAAAATGAAATTGCTGGAGTTCTACAGAGATCAAAAAATATCCCTGTAA
- a CDS encoding ABC transporter ATP-binding protein produces the protein MIELQKISKHYPVGFGKNDILKDIDLTIHEGEFVSIMGPSGSGKSTLLHIMGLLEEPSEGQYLFQGERVDRMNEKKRTQLHRGAIGFVFQAYHLIDELTVYENIETPLLYKNIPGAERKSRVADVLDRFNMVAKKDLFPSQLSGGQQQLVGIARAIVGEPRVILADEPTGNLHSDQAKVIMQLFKHLNDQDKITIIQVTHSDVNATYGNRIIQIRDGRIQG, from the coding sequence ATGATAGAACTACAGAAAATTTCAAAGCATTATCCGGTTGGATTTGGAAAGAACGATATATTAAAAGACATTGATCTTACTATCCACGAAGGAGAGTTTGTTTCAATTATGGGCCCGTCAGGTTCCGGTAAATCAACACTGCTGCATATTATGGGGCTGCTGGAAGAACCTTCTGAAGGACAATATCTGTTTCAGGGAGAGCGGGTAGACAGGATGAATGAAAAGAAACGTACCCAGCTGCACCGGGGCGCCATAGGTTTCGTTTTTCAGGCCTACCACCTGATTGACGAGTTGACCGTATACGAAAACATTGAAACCCCTTTACTGTATAAGAACATCCCGGGAGCTGAAAGAAAAAGCCGGGTGGCGGATGTCCTGGATCGCTTTAACATGGTGGCCAAGAAAGACCTGTTCCCCAGCCAGTTATCCGGCGGACAACAACAGCTGGTAGGCATTGCCCGTGCCATTGTGGGCGAACCCCGCGTGATCCTGGCGGATGAACCTACCGGGAACCTGCATTCTGACCAGGCCAAAGTGATTATGCAGCTTTTTAAACACCTGAATGATCAGGATAAGATCACCATTATCCAGGTTACCCATTCTGATGTGAATGCCACCTATGGTAACCGTATTATCCAGATCCGTGATGGACGTATACAAGGGTAA
- a CDS encoding FtsX-like permease family protein yields the protein MLTNYLKIAWRTLLKQKVFAVVNIVGMSTAICAALLLSLTAYRQWTYDNFHQNGKDIYQVYREDHTAKGMKTSTSMAAPLMDVLRKEVAGVKRTSRIGGGNMPVRYGNNHYYFDVEMVDADFLQMFTFPLLEGSSTDALQQLNQLVITKKAASALFKNEEAIGKTIEVNIEKTWRPFIVSAVADDLPDNSSITFDMLSRFENVPDYQEVRNTWDVANYPLFAQLEPAVAAASFEKSTPSVVHKYYAEKIESIRKEGSAPGKEGELLLLKTIPLKDFHLNPQSSFYSGMNRFYPWLMVILAVMVISIACINFINLSIARAFTRGSEIGLRKALGAMDKQLLVQFWAEAFLLCFIALLLSLVMTVLLLPYYNTAFGHNLKLGLFANGWLLLGTAAAFFVVTLLAGGYPAWKVARFNIVQVLKGRVSMARGSTLRNGLIVVQFIVAVLLISCTTIIWQQLDFIRATPLGYNTTQVISIPVDNAPPAALTALRNHLAQSPEVQSVTAGMLNLGLGKDGSSGRWVRGFSYKGRDVSAQCIEVDYDYSQTLDLKMMAGRDFSRGFGADTTAVVINEQMAKQLGEKEPLGAILNISDAPMHVIGVVQDYHYESLHKKIEPLMMIMNDPSGLGYIFVKVQSHNPVGTLKNIQGIWKEINPLVEHEASFLDENANRLYKGEERFSRIFMSGAVLAVIISCMGLFAIAVMVMAQRRKEIGIRKVLGASVSGIVLLLSKDFLKLVLVAVVIASPVAWYLMQQWLQGFEFHVHIHWWVFAVTGVLATGIAFITVSMQSVKAAMTNPVKSLSRD from the coding sequence ATGTTGACAAACTACCTGAAAATTGCGTGGAGGACTTTGCTGAAGCAAAAAGTATTTGCTGTTGTTAACATCGTGGGTATGAGTACTGCTATTTGTGCAGCTTTATTACTATCACTCACGGCCTACCGGCAATGGACATACGATAATTTTCATCAGAACGGGAAAGACATTTACCAGGTATACCGCGAAGACCATACGGCAAAGGGGATGAAGACCAGCACCAGTATGGCTGCACCACTGATGGATGTGTTGCGCAAAGAGGTAGCTGGTGTAAAACGTACTTCGCGCATAGGAGGCGGGAATATGCCGGTGCGCTATGGTAATAACCACTACTATTTTGATGTTGAAATGGTAGATGCAGATTTTTTGCAGATGTTTACCTTCCCATTGTTAGAAGGTAGCAGCACTGATGCGCTACAGCAACTTAACCAGTTGGTGATCACAAAAAAAGCCGCGTCGGCTTTATTCAAAAATGAGGAAGCTATTGGCAAAACCATCGAGGTAAATATTGAGAAAACCTGGCGCCCTTTCATTGTATCTGCTGTTGCGGATGACCTGCCGGATAATTCATCTATTACCTTTGATATGCTTTCCCGGTTTGAAAATGTTCCTGATTACCAGGAGGTCCGTAATACCTGGGATGTAGCTAACTATCCCCTTTTTGCCCAGCTGGAACCAGCTGTAGCCGCTGCCTCTTTTGAAAAAAGCACGCCGTCGGTAGTACATAAGTATTATGCAGAGAAAATTGAATCCATCAGGAAAGAAGGCAGCGCGCCGGGCAAGGAAGGAGAGCTGCTGCTGCTGAAGACCATTCCCCTGAAAGATTTTCACCTGAATCCACAAAGCAGTTTTTATAGCGGTATGAATCGTTTCTATCCCTGGTTGATGGTGATCCTGGCGGTGATGGTGATCAGCATTGCCTGTATTAATTTTATTAACCTGTCCATTGCGAGAGCGTTTACCCGTGGCAGTGAGATAGGATTGAGGAAGGCCCTTGGTGCAATGGATAAGCAATTGCTGGTGCAGTTCTGGGCGGAGGCATTCCTGTTGTGTTTTATCGCGTTGCTTTTAAGCCTGGTAATGACGGTACTGTTATTACCTTATTACAATACGGCCTTCGGGCATAACCTGAAGCTGGGATTATTTGCCAATGGCTGGTTGCTACTGGGTACCGCTGCTGCCTTCTTTGTGGTTACCTTGCTGGCAGGGGGTTATCCCGCCTGGAAGGTGGCCCGTTTCAATATCGTACAGGTGTTGAAAGGAAGGGTGAGCATGGCCCGCGGCAGCACCCTGCGCAACGGGCTTATTGTGGTACAGTTCATTGTTGCTGTACTGCTTATTAGTTGTACCACTATCATATGGCAACAGCTTGATTTCATACGTGCCACCCCGTTAGGCTATAATACCACGCAGGTGATCAGCATTCCTGTAGACAATGCTCCGCCGGCGGCATTAACAGCATTGCGCAACCACCTTGCACAATCACCGGAAGTACAAAGCGTTACTGCCGGTATGCTCAATCTTGGATTGGGAAAGGATGGCTCCAGTGGTAGATGGGTCCGGGGTTTCAGTTACAAAGGAAGGGACGTCTCCGCACAATGCATCGAAGTGGACTATGATTACAGTCAGACACTGGACCTTAAAATGATGGCTGGGCGTGACTTTTCGAGAGGCTTTGGCGCCGATACTACAGCAGTGGTGATCAACGAACAAATGGCAAAACAACTGGGCGAAAAAGAACCGCTGGGCGCCATCCTGAACATAAGTGATGCCCCCATGCATGTAATAGGCGTGGTACAGGATTATCATTATGAATCGCTACATAAAAAGATTGAGCCGCTGATGATGATTATGAACGATCCATCGGGCCTCGGCTATATTTTTGTGAAAGTACAAAGCCACAATCCTGTGGGAACGCTGAAAAATATCCAGGGAATATGGAAAGAGATCAACCCGCTGGTTGAGCATGAAGCCTCCTTCCTGGATGAAAATGCCAACAGGTTATACAAGGGTGAAGAACGATTTTCCAGGATCTTTATGAGCGGCGCCGTACTGGCGGTAATCATTTCCTGCATGGGCCTGTTCGCGATAGCGGTAATGGTGATGGCACAGCGAAGGAAAGAGATCGGGATACGGAAAGTGTTGGGCGCTTCCGTGAGCGGTATTGTGCTGCTATTGTCCAAAGACTTTCTTAAACTGGTGCTGGTGGCAGTAGTGATAGCATCGCCGGTAGCCTGGTACCTGATGCAGCAATGGTTGCAGGGATTTGAATTCCATGTACACATTCATTGGTGGGTATTTGCCGTCACTGGTGTGCTGGCAACAGGTATTGCTTTTATAACGGTCAGTATGCAGTCGGTGAAAGCGGCCATGACCAACCCGGTGAAGAGCCTGAGCCGGGATTAA
- a CDS encoding ABC transporter permease → MLLRYFFITFRNLRRQKMFSFVNIAGLAVSMMVCLMVLMSTKKDLSYDKFHPATARTWRITSKVQLPDGRKYHMASVPLALGEALRTDYSIIEKQVNIYGVLSGDVMIGKKKLGIQAAFTEPSFFDVFGFKLAAGNPVTALKEPNSIILSAVAAERFFGHSDPMGKVIHTDKFGDYIVTGVMAPPPGLSHIAYDAYASMSTVPALEQSKALPERLHDWNVFQDDYTYVVLQPGVKGTTLAHALAGLSQHYEQGPKENRTAIVFTPQALSKITPSRELYNDIDVGPPWAKILAGLGVAFAILLCACFNYTNLSIVRSLQRAREVGVRKVNGALRWQVFMQFIIESVVMCLLSLVLAIGLLILFREYTAFGREIIPNGRIDLGLLSWFLVFSVATGVLAGIIPAWALSSFQPAKVLRNMVDIKLFGGLGLRKTLIVIQFTLSLTAVIFFVTVYRQFSFKAVVDMGFNRDNVLNVPLADVDYQLMKDRMMQIKGVEMITASSGTLGMPRHSSFCKVKTANNQDLELGYYAADEDFLKVMHLKLLAGSGFPMAAAKEKEQYIIVNEKAVNVMGIKTPADAIGKTIWLSDSVQVNITGVVKDFNYQPIEVPVLPMAIRFIPKDFHQLQLLVDRGNDAQLIAEVKKSWEAMHPGEIFSSEWMYDQLYNRNSGGDTVSMLGFLVFMITLIAALGLLGMVSYTTFIRRKEIGIRKVMGAGVTNLVVLLSKNYLRLIIIAGAIALPLGYLGSSLFLRIFTQRVSIGAFTLIGGFAAMLSIAMLAIVSQTWRAANSNPVNTLRND, encoded by the coding sequence ATGCTTTTACGTTACTTCTTCATAACATTCAGAAATCTCCGGCGGCAGAAGATGTTTTCCTTCGTTAACATTGCGGGGCTGGCAGTGAGTATGATGGTATGTCTGATGGTGCTGATGTCTACCAAAAAAGATTTGAGCTATGATAAATTTCATCCGGCTACAGCGCGTACCTGGCGCATTACGTCGAAGGTGCAGCTACCGGATGGGCGTAAGTATCATATGGCAAGTGTACCGTTGGCGCTGGGAGAAGCCCTCCGCACGGATTATAGCATTATAGAAAAGCAGGTAAACATTTACGGGGTATTATCCGGAGATGTGATGATAGGAAAAAAGAAGCTGGGCATCCAGGCAGCTTTTACGGAGCCATCGTTTTTTGATGTTTTCGGTTTTAAGCTGGCAGCAGGTAACCCGGTGACAGCCCTGAAGGAACCCAACAGCATTATCCTTTCTGCGGTGGCAGCGGAACGATTTTTTGGGCATAGTGATCCGATGGGGAAAGTGATTCATACTGATAAGTTCGGCGATTATATTGTAACCGGTGTGATGGCCCCTCCTCCGGGATTATCGCACATCGCCTACGATGCATATGCATCGATGTCTACGGTACCTGCATTGGAGCAAAGCAAAGCACTGCCGGAAAGGCTGCACGACTGGAATGTTTTCCAGGATGATTATACCTATGTGGTATTGCAGCCGGGGGTAAAAGGAACCACCCTGGCGCATGCACTGGCGGGGCTGTCGCAACATTATGAACAAGGGCCGAAAGAGAACCGTACGGCAATCGTGTTTACACCGCAGGCACTCAGCAAGATCACGCCTTCCCGGGAATTGTATAATGATATTGATGTCGGGCCCCCCTGGGCAAAAATACTGGCGGGACTGGGAGTAGCCTTTGCCATTCTTTTATGTGCCTGCTTTAATTATACCAACCTGTCCATTGTACGTTCCTTGCAAAGAGCGCGGGAGGTGGGTGTACGTAAGGTCAACGGCGCCTTGCGCTGGCAGGTATTTATGCAATTTATTATAGAGTCTGTAGTCATGTGCCTGTTGTCGCTGGTACTGGCTATCGGGTTGCTGATATTGTTCCGGGAATATACTGCGTTTGGCAGGGAAATAATACCCAATGGTCGTATTGACCTTGGCCTGTTATCCTGGTTCCTGGTATTCAGCGTAGCCACCGGTGTTTTGGCCGGAATTATACCAGCATGGGCATTGTCGTCTTTTCAACCGGCCAAAGTGCTGCGAAACATGGTGGATATAAAACTGTTTGGTGGCCTGGGATTAAGGAAAACACTGATCGTTATACAATTTACTTTGTCCCTTACGGCAGTGATCTTTTTTGTAACCGTATACCGGCAGTTTTCTTTTAAAGCGGTGGTGGATATGGGATTCAACCGTGATAATGTACTGAATGTACCATTGGCAGATGTTGATTACCAGTTGATGAAAGACCGGATGATGCAGATAAAAGGAGTGGAGATGATTACAGCCAGTTCCGGAACACTGGGAATGCCGCGGCACAGCAGTTTTTGCAAAGTAAAAACAGCCAACAACCAGGACCTTGAGTTGGGATACTATGCAGCGGATGAAGATTTTTTAAAAGTAATGCACCTGAAATTGCTGGCTGGTAGCGGATTTCCAATGGCAGCGGCTAAAGAAAAAGAACAATACATCATTGTAAATGAAAAAGCAGTGAATGTAATGGGCATAAAAACACCGGCAGACGCCATCGGTAAAACGATATGGCTGTCTGATTCAGTGCAGGTGAATATAACAGGTGTGGTAAAGGATTTCAATTATCAACCTATTGAAGTACCTGTACTACCCATGGCTATACGTTTTATACCCAAAGATTTTCACCAGTTGCAACTATTGGTAGACAGGGGCAATGACGCGCAACTGATAGCCGAAGTGAAGAAATCATGGGAGGCCATGCATCCTGGTGAAATCTTTTCATCCGAATGGATGTATGACCAGTTGTACAACAGGAATAGTGGGGGAGATACGGTATCCATGCTGGGATTCCTCGTGTTTATGATCACACTGATAGCTGCATTGGGCTTGCTGGGGATGGTGTCTTACACCACTTTTATCCGTAGAAAAGAAATAGGCATCCGTAAAGTAATGGGTGCGGGTGTTACCAACCTGGTGGTATTGTTATCAAAAAATTACCTGCGGCTGATTATTATAGCCGGCGCCATTGCCTTGCCACTGGGCTATCTGGGCAGCAGCCTGTTTCTGCGGATCTTCACCCAACGGGTAAGTATCGGTGCTTTTACATTGATAGGCGGCTTTGCCGCAATGCTGTCCATAGCCATGCTGGCCATTGTTTCACAAACCTGGCGGGCCGCAAACAGCAATCCGGTAAACACTTTGAGGAACGACTAA
- a CDS encoding ABC transporter permease: MMFRNYFRIAWRSLHKNRTFAVINIAGLAFGMAVCMFILCWVLDEYSYDRFHKNGKDLYRVAANVSWGSLQTMTATPSVLGDEIKQAFPEVSELVKVRANYDNMLFSTDQQTGSERNGSYVSPNFLEVFDFPLIAGDPHTALVQPNSIILSTTLAKRYFGTDNAIGKIIRLDNGSSLQVTAVMKEVPANSSMQFKFLLPFALTLKQNPWLERQGSFSIENYVLLKPATDLKKFAAKLRNIRQNSNPGTHDIVWLQPFEDIYLHSRFENGQVVGGRIEYTRLFLITGLVVLIIACINFMNLSTAQASRRALEVGVRKAMGASRRSLVLQFTGEAVLMCVMAALTAGIAVYCLLPVFNNFTGKHIVIDIHSLGRYLFLLLAVVVVTGVLAGSYPAFVLSAFRPVKVLKGDISTGTGSFLFRKNLVVVQFVISFVFIVASVVIYQQMKYIYERNTGMNREHILYVEMSPGLLKKQDVLEQSLQQLPDLISFTYSSALPVDIGGMSADLSWEGKPEKQIVDAAPLMMGYGFMNTMGIQLKEGRDFSPSFPSDSNAYIVNEAAVRLMVMKDPVGKDISFWRGKGKIVGVVKDFHFKSMHEQIIPLIMMLQPRDNSYLLLKLGKGDLTAQIAALGKISAQLNPSYSFEYHFLDELYGQMYRAETMLRRLAELFSIIAVLISCLGLFGLSVFTAGQRRKEIGIRKILGASVMNITSLLSKDFLKLVGIAILIATPVSWYLMQQWLQNFAYHIPISWWMFGLAAFLAILIALVTVSFQSVKAALGNPVKSLKTE; the protein is encoded by the coding sequence ATGATGTTTAGAAATTATTTTCGGATAGCCTGGAGGAGCCTGCATAAAAACAGGACGTTTGCTGTGATTAATATAGCAGGACTGGCTTTCGGTATGGCTGTGTGCATGTTTATACTGTGCTGGGTACTGGACGAATATAGTTATGACCGCTTCCATAAAAACGGAAAAGATCTTTACCGCGTAGCAGCGAATGTTTCGTGGGGTAGCCTCCAGACCATGACAGCAACGCCCAGCGTGCTGGGAGATGAAATAAAGCAGGCTTTCCCCGAAGTAAGTGAGCTGGTGAAAGTGAGGGCAAACTATGATAACATGCTTTTTTCCACGGACCAGCAAACCGGTAGCGAAAGGAATGGCAGCTATGTATCGCCCAACTTCCTGGAAGTATTTGACTTCCCACTGATAGCAGGCGATCCGCATACCGCGCTGGTACAACCCAATTCAATTATTCTATCAACCACCCTTGCCAAACGTTATTTCGGTACAGACAATGCCATTGGTAAAATTATCCGGCTGGATAATGGGAGCAGCCTGCAGGTAACCGCAGTGATGAAAGAGGTGCCCGCCAATTCTTCGATGCAGTTTAAATTCCTCCTGCCTTTTGCGCTTACCCTGAAACAGAACCCCTGGTTGGAGAGGCAGGGGAGCTTTAGTATCGAAAACTATGTATTACTGAAACCGGCTACTGACTTGAAAAAGTTTGCCGCCAAACTGCGTAACATCCGTCAGAATAGTAACCCCGGCACCCATGATATCGTATGGCTGCAACCATTTGAAGACATCTACCTGCATTCCCGTTTTGAGAACGGACAGGTGGTGGGTGGCCGCATTGAATACACCCGTTTGTTCCTGATCACGGGGCTGGTGGTGCTGATCATTGCCTGTATTAATTTCATGAACCTGTCTACCGCACAGGCTTCCAGGCGCGCCCTCGAAGTAGGTGTGCGCAAAGCGATGGGAGCCAGCCGGAGATCACTGGTACTGCAATTTACCGGGGAGGCGGTCCTGATGTGTGTGATGGCTGCGCTGACGGCCGGTATAGCCGTATACTGCCTGCTGCCGGTATTTAACAATTTTACCGGGAAGCATATCGTGATTGATATACATTCTTTGGGCAGATACCTGTTTTTATTGCTGGCCGTAGTGGTTGTTACCGGCGTGCTGGCAGGAAGTTATCCGGCATTTGTATTATCCGCCTTCCGGCCGGTGAAAGTATTGAAAGGAGATATCAGCACAGGGACAGGCTCGTTCCTGTTTCGCAAAAATCTCGTTGTTGTACAGTTTGTGATCTCCTTTGTATTCATCGTTGCCAGTGTAGTGATCTACCAGCAGATGAAATATATCTATGAACGGAATACAGGGATGAACCGGGAACATATCCTCTATGTGGAGATGTCTCCCGGGTTGTTGAAGAAACAGGATGTGCTGGAGCAATCATTGCAGCAGCTGCCGGACTTAATATCTTTTACTTATAGCAGTGCGCTCCCGGTAGATATTGGTGGCATGAGTGCCGACCTGAGCTGGGAAGGCAAGCCGGAGAAGCAGATTGTGGATGCTGCGCCATTGATGATGGGCTATGGATTTATGAATACCATGGGGATTCAACTAAAGGAGGGACGCGATTTCTCTCCGTCTTTTCCGTCAGACAGCAATGCTTATATCGTGAATGAAGCAGCCGTAAGATTGATGGTGATGAAAGATCCTGTAGGAAAAGATATTAGTTTCTGGAGAGGCAAAGGGAAGATTGTGGGGGTAGTAAAAGATTTTCATTTTAAGTCCATGCATGAACAGATTATTCCCTTGATCATGATGTTGCAACCCAGGGATAACAGCTATCTTTTGTTGAAGTTGGGAAAGGGTGATCTGACTGCACAGATTGCCGCCCTCGGAAAAATTTCAGCGCAGTTAAACCCATCTTATTCATTTGAATATCATTTCCTGGATGAGCTTTACGGACAAATGTACCGCGCAGAAACCATGTTGCGCAGGCTGGCAGAATTGTTTTCCATTATAGCCGTATTGATCTCCTGTCTTGGTTTATTCGGATTATCTGTATTTACTGCCGGTCAGCGCAGGAAGGAGATAGGTATCCGGAAGATCTTAGGCGCGTCGGTCATGAACATTACTTCGTTGTTATCAAAGGATTTCCTGAAGCTGGTGGGCATCGCTATATTGATTGCCACACCTGTTAGCTGGTACCTGATGCAGCAGTGGCTGCAAAATTTTGCGTATCACATCCCGATAAGCTGGTGGATGTTTGGGCTGGCCGCATTCCTGGCGATATTGATTGCCTTGGTGACGGTGAGCTTCCAATCTGTTAAAGCCGCGCTGGGAAACCCGGTAAAATCATTAAAGACGGAATAA